The genomic region AAAAGCCCTCGTAGGCAACTACATTTCTGACAAGGATTTTTTGGTTCTGTAGTGATTAGTCTCTACTGCTGTTAAGATGGACAGGAAGCATTAAAGGGAAACTCCACTTAAACAGCTTGTGTCAGTTTTCAATAGACCCTTCATGTAGCAGATTCACCAAAGAGGTTTAGAAGTGCAGCACAGTTATATCTGAGATATTTCCAGCAGCCTTTGGCCAGGTCTACATCATTTTTGAGGTTTTTGATATTATAAGTACTGTCGGTGTATGCATAGCATTAAATATATGGAAATCTACATTATGCATTCATCAATCCAAAATATTCTAAGTGCATTGTTGCATTGTCTTATTATTGCTAGTCATACAATAATTAGCAGCACTACATTTTTTTCAAGCAATGCCATTTTTTTCAGTTGGCCAATCCTTGTTGCTCTTGTCCAGAGAATAGATGCTGTCATATTTCTCATCAGACTCTTTCAGCTTTGCAGCAGCCTCTTCGGCTGCATCAATCACATGCTTCTCTCCTTGCTCTGTTTCACGATGGTAGAAATAGTTGAAGTTGGAAACAATAACAGGAACAGGAAGAGCAATGGTCAGCACACCAGCGATGGCACAAAGGATGCCCACCATCTTACCCCCAACGGTGACTGGGCACATGTCACCATAGCCGACTGTAGTCATGGTGACCACAGCCCACCAGAACCCTTCTGGGATGCTCACAAACTGTGTTTCGGGTTCATCGACCTCTGCAAAATAAATGGCACTGGAGAACAGGATGACTCCGATAAAGAGGAAGAAGATGAGCATGCCCAGCTCTCTCATACTGGCCTTCAGGGTCTGTCCCAGAATCTGGAGACCTTTGGAGTGGCGGGAGAGCTTGAAGATCCTGAAGACCCTCACCAATCGGATAACTCTCAGTGTGCCCAAAGACACGTTCTGGTTAGCCGTTGGGTCGTCGTGAGATACCATCAAGTCTGTGATCAAAGTGATGAAGTAGGGCATGATGGAAACGAAATCAATCATGTTCATGATGTTGCTGAAAAACTCACTCTTGCTGGGACACACAACAAAGCGCACTCCTAGCTCGAAGCAGAACCAGATGATGCACACTGTCTCTATTATAAAGAACGGGTCTGTGAACATACTTTTTATTCCTTTGGGAGAAAGACCTGGGGACATGAGAGTGCCATTAGCATCACGAGTTAAGTTAAAAACTTCATGGGTGATAGTGGTATCGTCACGGAACTCTGGCAGAGTTTCTAGGCAGAAGATGCAGATGGAAATGGTGATGACGAGAACGGACACTAAGGCCACAGATCTGGCAGCACTAGAACTCTCAGGGTACTCAAACAGGAGCCAGAACTGACGGCAAATCTCACTTTCCGGCAGCTGAGGTTCAGGATCCCTGATGAAGCCTTCATCTTCTCTGAACTGTTCCATGACCTCGTGACCCAGCCTGTAGAAGACAATATCATCTGCAAAAACATCCAGTGGCACATTTACTGGTCTGCGGATCTTACCTCCAGACTGATAGAAATATAGGATTCCATCGAAACTGGGACGGTTGCGGTCGAAGAAATATTCATTCTTCATTGGATCAAAATAGCTTATCCGTTTTTTAGGGTCTCCAAGCAATGAGTCAGGAAATCTGTTCAGGGTTTTGTGTGTTGTCTCATACATCATCCCTGAGACATTGATGACTACTCTCTGGTCCCCATCATCAAATTTCTGCTTTTCCGCAAACATGTCCTCACAATAGTCTTTAGCCACTTTGCCTAAGAGACCCTCACTGGGACTACCTTCACTGCTCATATGTACCTTCCAATTAGAGATGAGACTGTTGCAGCTCGATGTACCTTTCTTTGGGATTGTTGTGGGAGAGGCAGGTGTGTTTGCAGTATGACTCTGACCCTGTGGTGAATGTCCCAATGAATTTGTGCTGCGTGTAGTCAGATTTCGTTCTGGTGTCTCTGAAGTGGGAGAGGCCGGATATCCTGAATCACTTGGGTCTGCTAGGTTGATTCCAATCTCCTCCAGGTTCTCAAAGTTGACCAGAGGCACCTCCATGGCCTTATTTTGCTCCCTGGGTCACAGGTGGACTGCAAACTCAGACTGAATGATGAGGGGTATCCACAAGTGTAGGACAGCTTGTTCCCTGACCAAAAAGACGTACAGCAGGTTCAGAGAGGATCCAGGCTGGTCCTGCAGCAAGGAGACGAATCCCAAGACACCGTCACCTGATCTGCCAACAAAGAGAACAGAACAGCTCTGTTACTTCTCAGATGGTATAGGTGGACCTCCTAGTGGAGATCACTTAGAGCATTTTGTAATGCTGTACACTGAGGGAAAAAACTGAACATCACAGCATCTATTTAGGtagacaccaacacacagtaTTTCTAAAATGTAATATGAAACCCCAGGAAAACTGCAATGTTATGAATTTCTGGGTAGTAAATTGTATGCGTGTCCTGTTGCTGTAAGTTTTTGCTTTTCATGAgtggacatttttttcaatCAGTTATGGATTAAAAATTATTAAGACCTAACTCCTCTTTTCCCTACAGTTCAgatttttctctttattttctCCTTGAAATCTCCTTAAATTCTTTTGAACTCATCAATTATGCATTTTAAATTAGCAAAACATGTATTCCCTTTCCTTATGTCAAGTGCTGAGCATGCAAGCAAACTGAGCATCGCATTTTATCATATTTCACCTGCATACCCATATTTATGTAcctcatagacacacacagacccatcaATTTAGGTCTGTTCTATAGCAACCAACAGAAACCCAATACAGTGCAAATTtcagtttttttcttctctagtGTGGACGATTCGGGTCATGAGGTGGTTTTCAAGCTCTCCATGAGCTGACCCATATGTAGCTATCAGAATGAGGACCACTCCTGGTACTGGAGCTTAACCTTGTTGGACAAACCATACTTAGCATATGTAGTTAAAGGGAATATCACTCAACACTGACAGTCTCTCATAGACACTGAGACACAGACATCTTTGAAGATCCTACTTTCCTATTTCGTGCCCAATATATAAATCATCATCCTGTCAATTTTTACCTAGCTTCCTGTCAATCACTTCCTTGTTTTCGTACGTCCCTGTTTTGGTTTCAATTAGCATGTGCCCTCATTAGGTTTTCCCTGTCATCTATTTCACTTGTTTCTATTTTAGTTGCTTGCTAGTCCTAGTTACCATGTGTATTTATACCTCATGTTCTTTGTTGCTGATCATTTGTTATCATTTGTTTGTTATTTGAGCGATACATCCTCGCTGCAAGAAGGAGCGCTTTCGCAGGTCCTTCATCCCAACAGCAGTTAGGACTCTATAACACACCATGATGTTATGAGTCACTTGGACACTCTACCTTACCACCATCAGTATGCACACAGGGCACTTttttacacacagaaacatacatttatttatttgtcaatGCCACATAAGTGTTACTtttcatgtatatgtgtatgtgtacatctaTAGATATAAACGGTATGTAAAAATTCTCTTTCCTGTAACACTGCGGTAATACGTGAATTTCCCTGTCGTGGGATCATTAaagttctattctattctaagcCCTGTTAATCCTAGCCTTTGTCATTGTTACCGTAACCTCAGTTATTATTGCCTAAGCCTGTGTGTTCTTGGGTTGTATGTTTTGCTTTCCTTTGCAGCCTGTTTTCCATCATGTTTCTGTGTAATATGTCTTCCAGATTGTTTCATACTGGTGctctgaccctggactgtctTTACGACTACGATTCTGGAATTGCTCTTAATAAATCTTGCTCCTCTCAGCATTTCTGTCCACTTGTAACTTGCTCCACGTTACAGAATGACCAGCTCCCTAAGGATACGGCAAGAGAGTGAGACTGACATGGTTATGTCACTAGATCTCCCACTGTTTCCTCACAGTCCGAGGTTACCTTGTCTCAGCGCCACCAAACCAGAGACAGCAAATCCCCTGGCACTGCGGATACAAGGGAGTCACGTCATTTGTGGAAAAAATGGCAAGTCGTTTTTGCAACATCTCTGGCGAGCACCATGCATCTGCCCGCCTTGAACAATGATACAGGGTGGAGGAACCTGCATCGCTAGATATGGATAGATGGAAAGAATATTCAGACAATCCTTCCAATGGTATCACTAAAGCACCACTGCAAGTTCCCTGTAACTCATGTGGGCCTTGGAATCTGTCAACTGGATCCTGTGTCCATGTGTTCTTCCAGGGTTTCCCAGTCTCCTGTCATCCTGTCATCCAGTCTACCCCTGTCTCCACCATGGGTGACATGGGTGAGGTCACTCCTCCTGTGCCCGTTCCCAGCAAAGAAGTCGCTTCCAAGCCTGTTCCTGATTCTAATCCTGATCCTGATTCGCTGCCTATCCAGTTCCTGTGTCAGTACCTCATGTCAGGCCGGTTCCCAAGCTTCATGCCAGACATGATTGGTCCTTAGCTAGCTCCCTGCCAATCACTTCCTCCGTGTGCTTCCCTGTTTGGTTTCAGTTTTCATGCCCCGTCATTAGGTTGTCCCTGTTAGTCATTCCATTCACCTGTGTCTATGTATTTATACCTCGTGTTCTTCATCGCTAGTCATTGGTTATCATGGCCTCCATTGTTTTTTATTTGTGCAAGCCCTGTTTTTCCTAGCCTCTGTTATATGTAGCCTTTATCATTCTTACCGTAACCTCAGCTATTGGCATTATTATTAATGTAAATGAGTTATTATGACCTTGATTTTGGATTAGCCCTTAATAAATCTtcctcctctcagcgattgctTCCGCCTGTTCCTGTATCTCACAATGTGAGGAAAACAGTAATTGAGAGTTCTAGACACTTCTCTAATACTTGTCCATTCAGAGTGG from Brachyhypopomus gauderio isolate BG-103 chromosome 8, BGAUD_0.2, whole genome shotgun sequence harbors:
- the LOC143521381 gene encoding potassium voltage-gated channel subfamily A member 10; protein product: MEVPLVNFENLEEIGINLADPSDSGYPASPTSETPERNLTTRSTNSLGHSPQGQSHTANTPASPTTIPKKGTSSCNSLISNWKVHMSSEGSPSEGLLGKVAKDYCEDMFAEKQKFDDGDQRVVINVSGMMYETTHKTLNRFPDSLLGDPKKRISYFDPMKNEYFFDRNRPSFDGILYFYQSGGKIRRPVNVPLDVFADDIVFYRLGHEVMEQFREDEGFIRDPEPQLPESEICRQFWLLFEYPESSSAARSVALVSVLVITISICIFCLETLPEFRDDTTITHEVFNLTRDANGTLMSPGLSPKGIKSMFTDPFFIIETVCIIWFCFELGVRFVVCPSKSEFFSNIMNMIDFVSIMPYFITLITDLMVSHDDPTANQNVSLGTLRVIRLVRVFRIFKLSRHSKGLQILGQTLKASMRELGMLIFFLFIGVILFSSAIYFAEVDEPETQFVSIPEGFWWAVVTMTTVGYGDMCPVTVGGKMVGILCAIAGVLTIALPVPVIVSNFNYFYHRETEQGEKHVIDAAEEAAAKLKESDEKYDSIYSLDKSNKDWPTEKNGIA